One window of the Archangium primigenium genome contains the following:
- a CDS encoding outer membrane protein: MKGKILAGLVTAIFYSGAALAGDDVMKQQQGDLQASPDGMNGADFQHKELGDSRILPPDQVGIGGSGQAVAPAVKPPPPGAPAAQGQTLFCTPVQGTGGAGFQEQAPLPPPPPPLHEHEHSSLQRDFDERAAIGGSGYDVKESERWRETDKEKAPKDQGQRKGDMRGLTVLIGGGVEGYTGGLAPEVRPGAALGVTAALKPSKVLGIEVGYSGAVNNLREDAGGSGPDIIRNGGQAALTLGLTASPVQPYVLGGIGLNRYNVRNGDALGFRSDTNANVPVGGGLRTHIGDFTADARINYNFLVNNDFAPVAADTWTGRYTGTINLGGTF, from the coding sequence ATGAAAGGCAAGATTCTGGCGGGGCTCGTGACGGCGATTTTCTACAGCGGCGCCGCCCTGGCCGGTGATGACGTGATGAAGCAGCAGCAGGGGGATTTGCAGGCGTCGCCGGACGGAATGAACGGCGCGGACTTCCAGCACAAGGAGCTCGGGGACTCGCGCATCCTGCCGCCCGACCAGGTGGGGATTGGGGGCTCGGGCCAGGCGGTCGCCCCGGCCGTGAAGCCTCCGCCGCCGGGCGCGCCCGCGGCCCAGGGCCAGACCCTGTTCTGCACGCCGGTCCAAGGCACGGGCGGCGCGGGCTTCCAGGAGCAGGCGCCGCTGCCGCCTCCTCCCCCGCCGCTGCACGAGCATGAGCACTCGTCGCTCCAGCGCGACTTCGACGAGCGGGCCGCCATCGGGGGCTCCGGCTACGACGTGAAGGAGAGCGAGCGGTGGCGCGAGACGGACAAGGAGAAGGCGCCCAAGGATCAGGGCCAGCGCAAGGGTGACATGCGCGGCCTCACGGTGCTCATCGGCGGCGGCGTCGAGGGCTACACCGGCGGTCTGGCTCCCGAGGTGCGTCCCGGCGCGGCGCTCGGCGTGACGGCGGCGCTCAAGCCCTCGAAGGTGCTCGGCATCGAGGTGGGCTACTCCGGCGCGGTGAACAACCTGCGTGAGGACGCGGGCGGCAGCGGCCCGGACATCATCCGCAACGGTGGCCAGGCGGCCCTGACGCTCGGCCTGACGGCCAGCCCCGTGCAGCCCTACGTGCTGGGCGGCATCGGCCTGAACCGCTACAACGTCCGCAACGGCGACGCGCTGGGCTTCCGCAGCGACACCAACGCCAACGTGCCGGTGGGTGGCGGTCTGCGCACGCACATCGGTGATTTCACCGCCGACGCCCGCATCAACTACAACTTCCTCGTGAACAACGACTTCGCGCCGGTGGCCGCGGACACGTGGACGGGCCGCTACACGGGCACCATCAACCTGGGCGGTACCTTCTAG
- a CDS encoding FKBP-type peptidyl-prolyl cis-trans isomerase yields MSLKTEDTKVGTGAEATAGKSVTVHYVGTLTTGAKFDSSRDRGQGFTFRLGAGQVIQGWDQGVAGMKVGGVRKLTIPPELGYGARGYPPVIPPNSTLVFEVELLDVR; encoded by the coding sequence ATGAGCTTGAAGACCGAGGACACGAAGGTGGGCACCGGGGCCGAGGCCACGGCGGGCAAGTCGGTGACGGTGCACTACGTGGGCACGCTCACCACGGGCGCGAAGTTCGACAGCAGCCGGGATCGCGGTCAGGGCTTCACCTTCCGCCTGGGGGCCGGTCAGGTCATCCAGGGGTGGGACCAGGGCGTGGCCGGCATGAAGGTGGGCGGGGTGCGCAAGCTCACCATCCCGCCGGAGCTGGGCTATGGGGCCCGGGGTTACCCGCCGGTCATTCCGCCCAACTCCACGCTCGTTTTCGAGGTGGAACTGCTGGACGTCCGTTAG
- the trxA gene encoding thioredoxin → MATQEITKDNFKDMVSKQGIVILDWWAAWCGPCRAFAPTFEKAAGTHADIVFGKIDTDAQPELSGAFEIRSIPTLMVFRDGIMLFNQPGALPAPALDDLIKQVRALDMDTVRKEVEAQRAAKEPQA, encoded by the coding sequence ATGGCCACTCAAGAAATCACCAAGGACAATTTCAAGGACATGGTGTCCAAGCAGGGCATCGTCATTCTCGACTGGTGGGCGGCCTGGTGTGGTCCCTGCCGCGCCTTCGCGCCCACCTTCGAGAAGGCGGCGGGCACCCACGCGGACATCGTCTTCGGGAAGATCGACACGGACGCGCAGCCCGAGCTGTCCGGTGCGTTCGAGATCCGCTCCATCCCCACGCTCATGGTCTTCCGCGACGGCATCATGCTGTTCAACCAGCCCGGGGCGCTGCCGGCTCCGGCCCTGGACGACCTCATCAAGCAGGTGCGGGCGCTGGACATGGACACGGTGCGCAAGGAAGTCGAGGCGCAGCGGGCCGCCAAGGAGCCTCAGGCCTGA
- a CDS encoding patatin-like phospholipase family protein, with amino-acid sequence MTWARVRDWWRGRTAQPLRPFLEWLSRSPLLLVLQLLVLCLVWGTFDVLGLSSLFFHDVPRVTFVAGFMAAMVLGQLCFVGYLLDADESWALAARGVKRAGQPPTLGWYLFRTGIYPVLLAVLSVPGFTRRHFAFLFGILAALGTMVLITRGTEALQRWSTTGWSSHRRLRRIRALLFRRRPTHIVVLHVLQAWLLGLFVAGYLVVALTVAITGYPGWVSPAVVICVAMGLVGASYGALRFFFAERYLGSVLLVGTAVLFFGRACADISVYDELTQPHTPAYAVSSLKPPAEAGLLGDEAVLDAWLAGMWEAPPAGAPWRTPDEAPPTVEARCGGGEARPRLALVATSGGGIRAAAWTAHVLARLQGPEGVPDFHRYVRLVTGASGGMVGAGTWVTGLEREGLPRPESLPEMMERDSLSAAAIALLLPFGLDRGRSLERAWVDFTDGRLGRSFASLQPGERAGWLPSLVYSPMIVEDGRRLLVSNLDLMGLTSSEGSLLTVEHGGDQRPAETRSRLSLSSVQLFQLFPQAQPRFTVASAARMSASFPFMSPASTLPTAPRVRIVDAGYYDNYGVDLAVMWLHAHREWIRTCTSGVLLIQIRDHLGNGRRATLPSWLEDSPRGGGLTSPVEAVLRARESSMSFRNDEVLSVVQDELNVSEPCFFTTATFEFNETAPLSWALTKQDTTRLRHAADSATLATQVTAVREWLTASPGARAHALRHGLCPGQRDVLP; translated from the coding sequence ATGACGTGGGCCCGGGTGCGCGACTGGTGGCGAGGCAGGACGGCTCAGCCCCTGCGTCCTTTCCTCGAGTGGTTGAGCCGCAGTCCGTTGCTGCTCGTGCTCCAGCTCCTGGTGCTGTGCCTGGTGTGGGGCACGTTCGACGTGCTGGGCCTCTCGAGCCTCTTCTTCCATGACGTGCCCCGGGTGACGTTCGTCGCGGGGTTCATGGCGGCGATGGTGCTCGGCCAGTTGTGCTTCGTCGGCTATCTGCTCGACGCGGACGAGTCCTGGGCCCTGGCCGCGCGAGGCGTGAAGCGCGCCGGACAGCCCCCCACGTTGGGGTGGTACCTGTTCCGCACGGGCATCTACCCCGTGCTGCTCGCCGTGTTGAGCGTGCCGGGCTTCACCCGACGGCACTTCGCCTTCCTCTTCGGAATCCTGGCGGCGCTGGGCACCATGGTGCTCATCACCCGGGGCACCGAGGCCCTGCAGCGCTGGAGCACGACGGGCTGGTCCTCGCACCGTCGGCTGCGGCGCATCCGGGCGCTGCTGTTCCGCCGTCGGCCCACCCACATCGTGGTGCTGCACGTGTTGCAGGCGTGGCTCTTGGGGCTCTTCGTGGCCGGCTACCTGGTGGTGGCGCTGACCGTGGCGATCACCGGCTACCCGGGGTGGGTGTCACCCGCGGTGGTCATCTGCGTGGCCATGGGCCTGGTGGGCGCCTCCTATGGGGCCCTGCGCTTCTTCTTCGCCGAGCGCTACCTGGGCTCCGTCCTCTTGGTGGGCACGGCGGTGTTGTTCTTCGGGCGCGCCTGCGCGGACATCTCCGTCTACGACGAGCTGACCCAGCCCCACACGCCCGCCTACGCCGTCTCGAGCCTGAAGCCGCCCGCCGAGGCGGGGCTGCTGGGCGACGAGGCGGTGCTCGACGCCTGGCTCGCGGGCATGTGGGAGGCGCCGCCCGCGGGGGCGCCGTGGCGCACGCCGGACGAGGCCCCGCCGACGGTGGAGGCGCGCTGCGGCGGTGGGGAGGCCCGGCCCCGGCTGGCGCTGGTGGCCACGAGCGGGGGCGGCATTCGCGCCGCGGCGTGGACGGCGCATGTGCTCGCGCGGCTCCAGGGCCCCGAGGGCGTGCCCGACTTCCACCGCTATGTGCGCCTGGTCACGGGGGCCTCGGGTGGCATGGTGGGGGCGGGCACCTGGGTGACGGGCCTGGAGCGCGAGGGCCTGCCCCGGCCGGAGTCCCTGCCGGAGATGATGGAGCGGGACAGCCTCTCGGCGGCGGCCATCGCGCTGCTCTTGCCCTTCGGGTTGGACCGGGGGCGCTCCTTGGAGCGGGCCTGGGTGGACTTCACGGACGGGCGACTCGGACGCTCCTTCGCGTCCCTCCAGCCCGGGGAGCGCGCCGGGTGGCTGCCCTCGCTCGTGTACTCGCCGATGATCGTGGAGGACGGTCGGCGCCTGCTGGTGAGCAACCTGGACCTGATGGGGCTCACCTCGTCGGAGGGGAGCCTGCTGACGGTGGAGCATGGGGGCGACCAGCGCCCGGCGGAGACGCGCTCCCGGCTGTCCCTCTCCAGCGTGCAGCTCTTCCAGCTCTTCCCCCAGGCCCAGCCGCGCTTCACCGTGGCCTCCGCGGCGCGCATGAGCGCGTCCTTCCCCTTCATGAGCCCGGCGAGCACCCTGCCCACCGCGCCCCGGGTGCGGATCGTGGACGCGGGCTACTACGACAACTATGGCGTGGACTTGGCCGTCATGTGGCTGCACGCCCACCGGGAGTGGATCCGCACGTGCACCTCCGGGGTGCTGCTGATTCAAATCCGCGATCACCTGGGCAACGGCCGGCGCGCCACGCTGCCCTCGTGGTTGGAGGACTCGCCGCGAGGGGGCGGGCTGACGTCTCCGGTGGAGGCGGTGCTCCGGGCGCGCGAGTCGAGCATGTCGTTTCGCAACGACGAGGTGCTCAGCGTGGTGCAGGACGAGCTCAACGTGTCCGAGCCGTGCTTCTTCACCACAGCCACCTTCGAGTTCAATGAGACCGCGCCCTTGAGCTGGGCCCTGACGAAGCAGGACACCACCCGGCTGCGGCACGCGGCGGACAGCGCCACGCTGGCCACCCAGGTGACGGCGGTGCGCGAGTGGCTCACCGCCAGTCCCGGGGCCCGGGCCCACGCCCTGCGGCATGGGCTGTGTCCCGGCCAGCGCGACGTCCTGCCCTGA
- a CDS encoding FHA domain-containing protein: MFNITVGLIGDRNTQTGTLAAREIAIGRDPGNDLVLDNGSVSRTHCRLVAIEGATIVLDENSKNGTWLNGKPVDHPCVVHFEDELVIGPYTLRVQSLVGQNASGDKGWGVQIHPRLGTSGASAREGTVLSRGLSTLEQRRQELRWLMREPTAHPHVEGLLRAALRDADLEVRMTGALAAARLRARELLPLLQGSDTPSLLQEVDAPRERRLLEQVWYGVIRYLQERRQPTDTVPGRDPLKPLWQVLVGAPTVTDAASLLLHALSTPLETGPGPERLPDGVVEEQGEYVLARSGLPLRWVAPVEHLVGPPPSRRVRARGFFVARVPVDRLLVKWMGQPQPSRVALDHEQVWLGAYKEAQRLCVQLSQVEGVTLRLPTADEWEMAARGPDGRRYPWGNLSQENWEDCASPWGVEHLVGDVPEWTVEPESGAHLLRGGVEARTWVRHPVYPGEEEFAAALRPVLACD; this comes from the coding sequence GTGTTCAACATCACTGTCGGGCTCATCGGAGATCGCAACACCCAGACGGGGACCCTGGCGGCGCGGGAAATCGCCATTGGCCGGGACCCGGGGAACGATCTCGTCCTCGATAACGGGAGCGTCTCGCGCACCCACTGCCGACTGGTCGCCATTGAAGGAGCCACCATTGTGCTGGATGAGAACTCGAAGAACGGAACCTGGCTCAACGGCAAACCCGTGGACCATCCGTGTGTCGTCCACTTCGAGGATGAACTGGTGATTGGCCCCTACACGCTGCGGGTCCAATCGCTCGTGGGACAGAACGCCTCGGGCGACAAGGGCTGGGGGGTCCAAATCCACCCGCGTCTGGGCACGTCCGGGGCCTCGGCGCGGGAGGGAACCGTGTTGTCGCGGGGATTGTCGACGCTCGAACAGAGGCGTCAGGAGCTGCGCTGGCTCATGCGCGAGCCGACCGCGCACCCGCATGTGGAGGGGCTGCTGCGGGCGGCCTTGCGCGACGCCGACCTGGAGGTGCGCATGACGGGGGCGCTGGCGGCCGCGCGGCTGCGCGCCCGCGAGCTCTTGCCCCTCTTGCAGGGCTCGGACACCCCCTCCCTGCTGCAGGAGGTGGACGCGCCGCGCGAGCGCCGGCTGCTGGAGCAGGTCTGGTACGGGGTCATCCGCTACCTCCAGGAGCGTCGGCAACCCACCGACACGGTGCCCGGGAGGGATCCGCTCAAGCCGCTGTGGCAGGTGCTGGTGGGCGCCCCGACCGTGACGGACGCGGCCTCCCTGCTCCTGCACGCGCTCAGCACGCCCCTGGAGACCGGCCCGGGCCCGGAGCGGCTCCCCGACGGCGTGGTGGAGGAGCAGGGCGAGTATGTCCTGGCCCGCTCGGGCCTGCCGCTGCGCTGGGTGGCGCCCGTGGAGCACCTGGTGGGCCCGCCCCCCAGCCGCCGCGTGCGGGCCCGGGGCTTCTTCGTCGCCCGGGTTCCGGTGGATCGCCTCCTGGTGAAGTGGATGGGTCAGCCGCAACCCAGCCGTGTCGCCCTTGACCATGAGCAGGTGTGGTTGGGTGCCTACAAGGAAGCCCAGCGCCTGTGTGTGCAATTGTCGCAGGTGGAGGGGGTGACGCTGCGGCTGCCCACGGCGGACGAGTGGGAGATGGCGGCGCGGGGGCCGGACGGCCGGCGCTACCCGTGGGGCAACCTGTCCCAGGAGAACTGGGAGGACTGCGCCTCGCCGTGGGGCGTGGAGCACCTGGTGGGGGACGTGCCCGAGTGGACGGTGGAGCCCGAGAGCGGCGCCCACCTGCTGCGCGGCGGCGTGGAGGCGCGCACGTGGGTGCGCCACCCCGTCTATCCCGGCGAGGAGGAGTTCGCCGCGGCCCTCAGGCCCGTGCTCGCCTGCGACTGA
- a CDS encoding GGDEF domain-containing protein, producing the protein MSERALQVCLQTGAYLRPHFEHLLARGVSDAHGTRMPLTLLWVDLDETQEGNDTHGREAMDVALGALVEEFAAALDGRGPIGRVEGDAFAASLYGVTADMGVRLAERVRRRFADRRFASEAGDFQGSVSVGVAMLRPHEPYGNLLDAAEAACIQAKQAGRGRVVAR; encoded by the coding sequence ATGAGCGAGCGCGCCCTCCAGGTATGTCTTCAGACCGGGGCCTACCTGCGGCCCCACTTCGAGCACCTGCTGGCCCGCGGCGTCTCCGACGCGCACGGCACCCGGATGCCGCTCACGCTGCTGTGGGTGGACCTGGACGAGACCCAGGAAGGCAATGACACCCACGGCCGCGAGGCCATGGACGTGGCCCTGGGCGCGCTGGTGGAGGAGTTCGCCGCGGCGCTGGATGGCCGGGGCCCCATCGGCCGGGTGGAGGGTGACGCCTTCGCCGCGAGCCTCTACGGGGTGACGGCGGACATGGGCGTGCGGCTGGCCGAGCGGGTGCGGCGGCGCTTCGCCGACCGGCGCTTCGCCTCGGAGGCGGGCGACTTCCAGGGCAGTGTGTCAGTGGGCGTGGCCATGCTGCGTCCCCATGAGCCCTATGGAAACTTGTTGGATGCGGCCGAGGCGGCCTGCATCCAGGCGAAGCAGGCCGGCCGGGGCCGCGTGGTGGCGCGTTAG
- a CDS encoding EcsC family protein, protein MAFYDPITDGVKKLTPAELKKLADTKLTDLVRQEVPRARKRILELEQRYPSAKTRERAQRLIDEKKSVASMTGGVFGAFGLVGLPMDLTVMAWLQLTLLVDLATLYKVNLKGARATHELLDLYGYSTGVGPMQRSGPRVLGKVAEVLLKKGGLGTIGRAMPLVAAPVTAYLNNQHMQKVGEHAVRFYEGFDKAHAKTRAASSKSD, encoded by the coding sequence ATGGCGTTCTACGATCCCATCACCGACGGGGTGAAGAAGCTCACTCCCGCGGAGCTCAAGAAGCTCGCGGACACGAAGCTCACGGATTTGGTGCGCCAGGAGGTGCCGCGCGCGCGCAAGCGCATCCTGGAGCTCGAGCAGCGCTACCCCTCGGCCAAGACGCGCGAGCGCGCCCAGCGGCTCATCGACGAGAAGAAGAGCGTGGCGAGCATGACCGGGGGGGTCTTCGGCGCGTTTGGCCTCGTGGGTCTGCCCATGGACCTCACGGTGATGGCCTGGTTGCAGCTCACCCTGCTCGTGGACCTGGCCACGCTCTACAAGGTCAACCTCAAGGGCGCGCGGGCGACCCACGAGCTCTTGGACCTGTATGGCTATTCCACCGGCGTGGGGCCCATGCAGCGCTCCGGGCCCCGGGTGCTCGGCAAGGTGGCCGAGGTGCTGCTCAAGAAGGGCGGCCTGGGGACGATCGGCCGGGCGATGCCCCTCGTGGCGGCGCCGGTGACGGCCTACCTCAACAACCAGCACATGCAGAAGGTGGGCGAGCACGCGGTGCGCTTCTACGAGGGCTTCGACAAGGCCCATGCCAAGACACGCGCCGCCTCGAGCAAGTCCGACTGA
- the panD gene encoding aspartate 1-decarboxylase: MRRILFKSKIHRATVTQADLDYEGSVTIDRDLLHAADILPFEKVAVWNVTQGTRLETYALEGEAGSGVICINGAAAHLNKPGDLVIIATFAEVEENEARGWKPTVVFVDAANRVVPGIQEEIPGPARRIA; encoded by the coding sequence ATGCGCCGAATCCTCTTCAAGTCCAAGATCCACCGCGCGACCGTGACCCAGGCCGACCTGGATTACGAAGGCTCGGTCACCATCGACCGCGACCTGCTGCACGCCGCCGACATCCTGCCCTTCGAGAAGGTGGCGGTGTGGAACGTGACGCAGGGCACCCGCCTGGAGACCTACGCGCTGGAGGGCGAGGCGGGCAGCGGCGTCATCTGCATCAACGGCGCGGCGGCGCACCTGAACAAGCCGGGCGACCTGGTCATCATCGCCACCTTCGCGGAGGTGGAGGAGAACGAGGCGCGCGGCTGGAAGCCCACGGTGGTGTTCGTGGACGCGGCCAACCGCGTCGTGCCCGGCATCCAAGAGGAGATCCCGGGCCCGGCCCGGCGCATCGCCTGA
- a CDS encoding LEA type 2 family protein, whose translation MPMKTPRSRLLVATACLLMLTGCAALQNLFKKAFQKPRFTFKTARLSQASLSDATVDLVYQLDNPNPLGLSLASVNYAFFVEDKQVVAGTPPTGLSIAAKGKSDLVFPANVRFADLVPVVSTFLNKDAARYRAQGSIGVKTPLGVLSFPLQHEGTFEIPKVPQVQFNAPRITTMSLQGATVEFPLVVKNRNSFALPVAGITGAMKIAGANVGNLSTGNLGMLEPGASRELKLPLTINFASALSAANALRSGSSAQVKMDGQLVSGSERVPLDISQVLNFLR comes from the coding sequence ATGCCCATGAAGACTCCCCGCTCCCGCCTCCTCGTCGCCACGGCCTGTCTGCTGATGCTCACCGGCTGCGCCGCCCTGCAGAACCTCTTCAAGAAGGCCTTCCAGAAGCCGCGCTTCACCTTCAAGACGGCGCGCCTGTCCCAGGCCTCGCTGTCCGACGCCACGGTGGACCTCGTCTACCAGCTCGACAACCCCAACCCCCTCGGCCTGAGCCTGGCCTCGGTGAACTACGCCTTCTTCGTCGAGGACAAGCAGGTGGTGGCCGGCACCCCGCCCACCGGGCTCAGCATCGCCGCCAAGGGCAAGTCGGACCTCGTCTTCCCCGCCAACGTGCGCTTCGCGGACCTGGTCCCCGTGGTGTCCACCTTCCTCAACAAGGACGCCGCGCGCTACCGGGCCCAGGGCTCCATCGGCGTGAAGACGCCCCTGGGCGTGCTCAGCTTCCCCCTGCAGCACGAGGGCACCTTCGAGATCCCCAAGGTGCCCCAGGTGCAGTTCAACGCCCCGCGCATCACCACCATGTCCCTGCAGGGCGCCACGGTGGAGTTCCCCCTGGTGGTGAAGAACCGCAACAGCTTCGCCCTGCCGGTGGCGGGCATCACCGGCGCCATGAAGATCGCCGGCGCCAACGTGGGCAACCTCTCCACCGGCAACCTCGGCATGCTCGAGCCCGGCGCCTCGCGCGAGCTCAAGCTGCCGCTCACCATCAACTTCGCCAGCGCCCTGTCCGCGGCCAACGCCCTGCGCTCGGGCAGCAGCGCCCAGGTGAAGATGGACGGCCAGCTGGTGTCCGGGTCCGAGCGCGTGCCGCTGGATATCTCTCAAGTCCTGAATTTCCTGCGTTGA
- a CDS encoding alpha/beta hydrolase, with the protein MKPYEFRWWPALLWVLLWLPACKRGAEAEPVRTLALTPCRLEGVGRQALCGTLEVWEDRVAKQGRKVPLKVVVVPALASSPRPDPLVLLAGGPGQGAAKLARHVMPLLERIQRQRDLVFVDQRGTGDSGPLKCEPVPPDAPLTAQFDDTFPEQAFRECLKGYDADVRLYTTPIAMDDLDEVRQALGYQTLNLWGVSYGTRAALVYMRQHPEHVRSVILDGVAPMSLLLPLYVARDSQRSLDLLFASCEEDAVCTKRYPNLRGRFQELLARLSREPLKTRVDHPLSGAPEDVTLTHAGVTAALRGLLYSPEAAAMLPLIIDRATQGDWRPFVAIHANMSGGYDSNLAQGLFLSVVCTEDAPLISDAAITRESKDTWMGERALRDMLRPCDFWPRGRVPEGYRDPVTSDVPVLLLSGELDPVTPPAWAEDAQKTLPHSLHVVLPGVGHGTSSIGCARALMADVLQRGSVDGLEAKCGQGLVRPPFFTSFAGPVP; encoded by the coding sequence GTGAAACCGTACGAATTCCGGTGGTGGCCCGCGCTGCTGTGGGTCCTGTTGTGGCTGCCCGCGTGCAAGCGGGGCGCGGAGGCCGAGCCGGTGCGCACGCTCGCGCTCACACCGTGCCGGCTGGAGGGGGTGGGCCGCCAGGCCCTGTGCGGCACCCTGGAGGTGTGGGAGGACCGCGTGGCGAAGCAGGGGCGCAAGGTGCCCCTGAAGGTCGTCGTGGTGCCGGCGCTCGCCTCGTCGCCGCGGCCGGATCCCCTGGTGCTGCTGGCGGGAGGCCCCGGCCAGGGCGCCGCGAAGCTGGCCCGGCATGTCATGCCCCTGCTCGAGCGCATCCAGCGCCAGCGCGACCTCGTCTTCGTGGACCAGCGGGGCACGGGTGACTCGGGGCCGCTCAAGTGCGAGCCCGTGCCGCCCGACGCGCCGCTCACCGCCCAGTTCGACGACACCTTCCCGGAGCAGGCCTTCCGCGAGTGCCTGAAGGGCTATGACGCGGACGTGCGGCTGTACACCACGCCCATCGCCATGGATGACCTGGACGAGGTGCGACAGGCCCTCGGCTACCAGACGCTCAACCTCTGGGGCGTGTCCTACGGCACGCGCGCCGCGCTCGTGTACATGCGCCAGCACCCGGAGCACGTGCGCTCGGTCATCCTCGACGGCGTGGCGCCCATGTCCCTCCTGCTGCCGCTCTACGTCGCGCGCGACAGCCAGCGCTCGTTGGACCTGCTCTTCGCGAGCTGCGAGGAGGACGCGGTGTGCACGAAGCGCTACCCGAACCTGCGGGGCCGCTTCCAGGAGCTGCTCGCGCGGCTTTCGCGCGAGCCCTTGAAGACGCGGGTGGACCACCCCCTGTCCGGCGCGCCCGAGGACGTGACGCTCACCCACGCGGGCGTCACCGCGGCGCTGCGCGGCCTGCTCTACTCGCCCGAGGCGGCGGCGATGCTGCCGCTCATCATCGACCGGGCCACCCAGGGGGACTGGCGGCCCTTCGTCGCCATCCACGCCAACATGAGCGGGGGCTACGACAGCAACCTCGCCCAGGGCCTGTTCCTGTCCGTGGTGTGCACCGAGGACGCGCCGCTCATCTCCGACGCGGCCATCACCCGCGAGTCCAAGGACACGTGGATGGGCGAGCGCGCCCTGCGCGACATGCTCCGGCCGTGCGACTTCTGGCCCCGGGGCCGCGTGCCCGAGGGCTACCGCGACCCGGTGACGTCCGACGTGCCCGTGCTCCTGCTCTCCGGGGAGCTGGATCCGGTGACGCCGCCCGCGTGGGCCGAGGACGCCCAGAAGACGCTCCCGCACAGCCTGCACGTGGTGCTGCCCGGCGTGGGCCATGGCACCAGCTCCATTGGCTGCGCGCGGGCCTTGATGGCGGACGTCCTCCAGCGCGGGAGCGTGGACGGCCTCGAGGCCAAGTGCGGCCAGGGGCTCGTGCGGCCCCCCTTCTTCACCTCCTTCGCGGGACCGGTGCCATGA